The following proteins are encoded in a genomic region of Nicotiana sylvestris chromosome 4, ASM39365v2, whole genome shotgun sequence:
- the LOC138889892 gene encoding uncharacterized protein: protein MLEGSRQWHEKLPFALVGYRTIICTSVGATPYLLVYGTEAVIPAEIEIPSLRIIVEAEIDDVEWVKTRLEQLSLIDEKRLAAVCHGQLYQQRIARAYNKNVRPRKFEVSQLVLRRILLHQAEAKGKFAPNWQGPFVVTRVLSNGALYLTNVEGKCVEMAINSDQLSGFGFFLSLTRKVIAFHFPLGLLV, encoded by the exons atgttggaaggttctaggcaatggcatgaaaaactgCCGTTTGCGTTGGTGGGTTATCGCACTATTATCTGCACTTCAGTAGGGgctactccttatttgttggtgtatggcacggaggcagtaatacccgcagaaattgaaatcccatcccttcggattattgttgaggcagaaattgatgatgttgaatgggtcaaaacgcGCTTGGAGCAGttgagtctgattgatgaaaagcgattggcggcagtatgtcatggccaattgtaccaacagagaatagcaagagcatataacaagaatgtgcgtccacggaagttcgaagtgagtcaactagtgttgagacgtatcttgctcCATcaagctgaagcaaaaggaaagttcgccccaaactggcaggggccatttgttgtaactagagtgttgtccaatggtgcgtTATATTTGACAAATGTAGAAGGgaagtgtgtagaaatggctatcaactcCGAT cagttatctggttttggattcttcttatccttaacccgcaaagtcattgcatttcacttTCCTTTGGGTTTACTTGTCTAA